The Helianthus annuus cultivar XRQ/B chromosome 16, HanXRQr2.0-SUNRISE, whole genome shotgun sequence genome includes a window with the following:
- the LOC110918057 gene encoding uncharacterized protein LOC110918057 codes for MMIGFAQSATPPGIAKNPTEAKCEDPSFKQCHNLVHVCPKFCDNGCYVHCPSCKPICNNSTMKSPPPYVTPQSPQSPPTPTPPSPSSPMPTPPSPSPPTWTPPALQGAKARCKNRNYPQCYATVHACPPSCPGKCEVDCVSCKPVCSCDMPGAVCQDPRFIGADGITFYFHGKKDKDFCLVTDDNLHINGHFIGKRNHNMGRDFTWVQSIGILFDNHKLQIGALKTSTWDDSIDRIFIKFDGENIILPETEGSKWQSSSTTITRIQDTNDVIVEVENMFRISAKVVPITKQESRIHNYDITDDDCFAHLDLKFKFFSLGDKVDGVLGQTYKSNYVSKVKMGVLMPVMGGDDKFLSAGLFATDCLVTKFKGGASIEEVSPLNMQLPSVRCQSGILDGRGVVCKK; via the exons atgatgataGGTTTCGCTCAGTCAGCGACTCCACCGGGGATCGCTAAAAACCCAACGGAAGCAAAATGTGAGGACCCTAGCTTCAAACAATGTCACAACTTGGTGCATGTTTGTCCTAAGTTTTGTGATAATGGCTGCTACGTTCATTGTCCCTCCTGCAAACCTATTTGTAACAACTCCACCATGAAATCCCCACCTCCCTATGTTACTCCACAAAGTCCTCAGTCGCCTCCTACGCCTACACCGCCTTCTCCTTCGTCTCCTATGCCTACACCACCTTCCCCTTCGCCCCCTACATGGACGCCTCCGGCCCTTCAAGGAGCGAAAGCCAGGTGTAAAAACCGAAACTATCCACAATGTTATGCCACCGTGCATGCCTGCCCTCCTTCTTGTCCAGGAAAATGCGAGGTCGACTGCGTCTCCTGCAAGCCAGTTTGCA GCTGCGATATGCCTGGAGCGGTATGCCAAGATCCACGTTTCATCGGCGCCGATGGCATTACTTTCTACTTCCATGGAAAGAAGGATAAAGATTTTTGTCTTGTTACCGACGACAACCTACACATCAATGGCCACTTCATCGGCAAAAGGAACCACAACATGGGCAGAGACTTCACTTGGGTTCAATCCATTGGAATTCTCTTCGATAATCACAAACTACAAATTGGTGCTCTAAAGACATCCACTTGGGATGACTCCATTGACCGTATCTTCATCAAATTTGATGGCGAAAACATCATTCTACCCGAAACCGAAGGTTCCAAATGGCAGTCTTCCTCAACAACAATCACTCGGATTCAAGACACAAACGATGtcattgttgaagttgaaaacaTGTTCAGGATCTCTGCCAAAGTGGTTCCGATAACaaaacaagaatcaagaatccacAATTATGACATAACCGATGACGATTGCTTCGCTCATCTTGATCTCAAGTTCAAGTTCTTCTCGTTAGGTGACAAAGTTGACGGTGTTTTGGGACAGACTTACAAGAGCAACTATGTGAGCAAGGTGAAAATGGGAGTGCTGATGCCTGTTATGGGAGGAGATGATAAGTTTTTGAGTGCAGGATTATTTGCGACGGATTGTTTAGTCACTAAGTTTAAGGGTGGAGCCAGCATTGAAGAAGTTTCACCCTTGAACATGCAATTGCCAAGCGTGAGGTGCCAAAGTGGAATATTGGATGGGCGCGGTGTTGTATGCAAGAAATAG
- the LOC110917739 gene encoding putative UPF0481 protein At3g02645: MQIQFASFYSQELNQTFPVGLGDVDVIVNSLIECLEKGRNQTEHSSPSIYMIPRTFRNQNKNSFKPRMVSIGPLHRKDENLQASEEEKATHVVSLLSRLDSTQKETLQACARMVNASIDQIRSCYAEAISYNNIELAEMMVMDGCFILEFLYRIKKCEESKMGNVLFVQFTFYDLVLLENQIPFDVLKKIFECTISKFDQTTSLIDLIHVAIEHVNPFKEHKLKSNSNATHHHILGLLHECYQYQYQKAKSLEFSNSRFPSAVELDRAGVNFNRVRDTEWPLVMEVKKYRLPCFSFPWGRPTLIMPVLDVNDFTELVLRNLIAYELLMHSKHISQYITSYAFAMDMLIDNEEDIAKLVKSKVLVNNIGSNQEAANMINSICKEVALKDFFYSDQWKELNHHYNGYWSKYVAWLRRTYFNNPWNIIALLAGVFLFVLAVLQTIFTINPAKRDK; encoded by the coding sequence ATGCAAATTCAATTTGCTTCATTCTATTCACAGGAATTAAACCAAACATTTCCAGTGGGGCTTGGAGATGTAGATGTTATCGTTAACAGTCTTATTGAATGTTTAGAAAAAGGAAGAAATCAGACTGAACACTCTTCACCATCTATTTACATGATTCCTAGAACCTTTAGGAATCAAAACAAAAATTCATTCAAGCCTCGGATGGTCTCTATTGGGCCTCTGCACAGAAAAGATGAAAATCTACAGGCAAGTGAAGAAGAAAAAGCCACTCATGTGGTCAGTCTATTAAGTCGTTTAGATTCCACACAAAAGGAAACACTACAAGCATGTGCTCGAATGGTGAATGCTTCAATAGACCAAATCAGGTCTTGTTATGCCGAGGCAATAAGCTACAATAACATCGAACTTGCCGAAATGATGGTTATGGATGGTTGTTTCATACTCGAATTCTTGTACAGGATTAAGAAATGTGAAGAATCAAAAATGGGAAATGTGCTGTTTGTCCAGTTTACATTTTATGATCTTGTGCTGCTAGAAAACCAAATCCCCTTCGATGTCCTAAAGAAAATCTTTGAGTGCACTATTTCTAAATTTGATCAAACAACATCTCTTATTGATCTTATCCATGTAGCTATAGAACATGTTAACCCTTTTAAAGAGCACAAACTTAAGAGCAACTCAAATGCCACTCACCATCATATTCTTGGCCTTCTCCATGAATGTTACCAGTATCAGTACCAAAAAGCTAAGTCATTAGAATTTTCAAATTCAAGATTTCCCTCAGCTGTAGAACTGGACAGGGCAGGGGTGAACTTTAACCGTGTCCGAGATACAGAATGGCCATTGGTAATGGAGGTGAAAAAATATAGGTTGCCATGCTTTTCTTTCCCCTGGGGTAGGCCTACTCTCATAATGCCAGTATTGGATGTTAATGATTTCACTGAGTTGGTTTTAAGAAACCTCATCGCGTATGAACTACTGATGCATTCTAAACACATAAGCCAGTATATTACATCATATGCCTTTGCCATGGATATGCTAATTGATAATGAAGAGGACATTGCTAAATTAGTAAAATCAAAAGTCCTTGTTAACAATATAGGCTCAAACCAAGAGGCTGCAAATATGATAAATAGCATATGCAAAGAAGTTGCCTTGAAAGATTTTTTTTACTCAGATCAATGGAAGGAATTGAATCACCACTACAATGGTTACTGGTCAAAATATGTTGCATGGTTGAGGCGTACTTATTTCAACAATCCATGGAATATAATTGCTCTACTAGCTGGAGTCTTCTTGTTTGTTCTTGCCGTGCTTCAGACCATCTTTACCATTAACCCAGCCAAAAGGGACAAATAG